The Leptospira sp. WS60.C2 genome includes the window CTTGAATGTTTTGTAGAGCAAGATCGTGTTCTTTCCAGTTGAGTTTGGTTTGTTTCACAGATTCGATCAGGGAAACGGATGTGGAAACCATTTCGTCGATGGAGATGGAGTGAAATTCACATCCTAATTCCTCGCTTAAAGTTTTTGCGATTTCTTCTGTGATGGAAGAATTGTTTTTTGTTTTTTGATATAAGGTTACAAGAAGGTTTGTTTCGTTTAGCCCAAGTTTTGCGAAGATTTCGGTACCGAGTTCTTCCTTTGCTAACTTGATCAATGTGGATACGAGTAGGGCACAAGTGGCACTATCGGCACCGCCAGAAAGAGACAGCGTGTATCCCTTTGTTTTTGATTTTCGTAAGTAATCAAAAAGACCAAGGGAAACAGCTTTTGTAAATTCTTCAAACTGACTCAAATCCTCACTAACGATGGGAGTTTGCATCTTTGTTTCGAACGTTTTGTTTCGTTTGTCGAATACCTGCAACCGGTTTGGTGTTTTAGTGGATTCTATTGGATCATTGGTTAAACTGATTCCTGGGATCTCGTTTGGAAACGGATTCGGATGAGGTTCTCGCAAATGGCGCGCTTTGGAAGCTTGGATTTCTTCTTTAGAGAATTGATGGGTTGTGATTTCAAAATCGGTGAAGTGGAGTCGTTTTCCTTCTTTCACAATCGCACCAGAAGAAGCAAAAAGTGCTCCCCCTTCAAAGATGATCCGTCCTGATTCGTTACCACAAAGATTCGTGAATACTTGTAAGTTGTTTTGGTTTCGACTCGCCTCTTGGAAAATTTGGCGCCGAATGTTTTGTTTTCCCAAAGCAAAATGGGAGGCACCAGGAGATAGAACGACATCTGCCCCAGCCAAATTGTAACGCTGGGAAGGTTTGATCACAGACCAACTATCTTCACAAATTTCGATCGCAAAACGGAAGCCCATGTAAGTGAACAAAAAATGTCCAAACGGAACTTCGGTATGGCCCAAAAGAATGGTTTTGTTTTGAAAGGAAATAGGTGCATAAAACCAACGTCGTTCATAGTGTACGCCTGTGTTTGCTAAATTGAGTTTTGGAACGAGTCCTTGGATTTTTCCATCAAATAAAACTGCCATACAATTGTATAAAAAAGAATCTACGAAAACAGGGAGTCCCACAACCACAGCCTGGTTGGGAGAAATGGTTTTGATTTTGTTTAAAACTTGGATGGATTTATCCCAAACACTGGGTCTATAAAATGCATCCTCGCATCCATACCCAGATATGCAAAGTTCTGGAAACAGGATGAGGTCTGCCTCTTCCGCTTCTCTGGATCGGATGGCAGATGCAATGGTTTCAAAATTGCCTAAAAAGTCGAGGGGAGTGGTATTTTGGGAAACAGCGGCAATTTTATATTTTGTCATACGGAAAAACTCGGTTATAAATCTTTTCCGATGCACCTCTGTTTTCTACAACAAAGTTTCGATTGGTAGTACCCATCTTTTCTCTGAGGTCTTTGTCATTCACAAGTTTCTGGAAGTGTAAAACAAAATCAGATTCTGAATTTGTTTTGAAGAGACCACCTAATTCATGCATAACGATTGCTTCTGGAGCGTTTTGAATTTTAGGTCCAGTGATGATGGGTAGACCCAAAGCTGCAGGTTCAATGGTATTATGGATTCGGTTGTGGAAAGCACCTCCCACGTAGGCAAAACTGCCATACTGGTAAGCAAAAGCCAATATTCCCAGTACATCAAAGAGTAAAAATTTAGGAAGTGGGTCATTCCCCTTTACTTCTGAAAACACAGAAACTGATCCATAGGCGGATAGTTTGGACTTAAAATCCATCATCCGTTTGGGTTCCCATTTATGAGGAAATATCCAATAGGACATTTCATCTCTTTGCGTTCGTAAATAGGATAAAAAATGGGATTCGCAGATCGGATAGGTGGAACCGAGTATGACTGGTTTTGTTTCTGAGAGAAAGAGTTTTTCCTTTTTGACAAAGTCTGTAAACATTGGGTTCGGTGATTTTTGTTCCAATTTATTCAATACGGATTCAAACCTTGTATCTCCCAAGACACGAAAGTCAGTGCCAGTATTCACAAGCCCTTCAAATTCTTTTGCCATCAATTCATGGCTTGGATAAATTCCAGAAAGATGA containing:
- a CDS encoding 3-deoxy-D-manno-octulosonic acid transferase, which produces MVYFFYNLLILMVWTFLNILSLFSKKIRTELKKRKNSYKQLLTQNPGDRAVIWLHSASVGELDQAKALTETIRSHRPNVFIIQSVFSSSVKETAFTDPLADAYFYLPFDLPFAYSKLFQWFRPKFLFIMAWDTWPNLLKNAHHYGTKTYLCCASLSSQSSRKNPLVRILTKTSFSHLSGIYPSHELMAKEFEGLVNTGTDFRVLGDTRFESVLNKLEQKSPNPMFTDFVKKEKLFLSETKPVILGSTYPICESHFLSYLRTQRDEMSYWIFPHKWEPKRMMDFKSKLSAYGSVSVFSEVKGNDPLPKFLLFDVLGILAFAYQYGSFAYVGGAFHNRIHNTIEPAALGLPIITGPKIQNAPEAIVMHELGGLFKTNSESDFVLHFQKLVNDKDLREKMGTTNRNFVVENRGASEKIYNRVFPYDKI
- the nadE gene encoding NAD(+) synthase — translated: MTKYKIAAVSQNTTPLDFLGNFETIASAIRSREAEEADLILFPELCISGYGCEDAFYRPSVWDKSIQVLNKIKTISPNQAVVVGLPVFVDSFLYNCMAVLFDGKIQGLVPKLNLANTGVHYERRWFYAPISFQNKTILLGHTEVPFGHFLFTYMGFRFAIEICEDSWSVIKPSQRYNLAGADVVLSPGASHFALGKQNIRRQIFQEASRNQNNLQVFTNLCGNESGRIIFEGGALFASSGAIVKEGKRLHFTDFEITTHQFSKEEIQASKARHLREPHPNPFPNEIPGISLTNDPIESTKTPNRLQVFDKRNKTFETKMQTPIVSEDLSQFEEFTKAVSLGLFDYLRKSKTKGYTLSLSGGADSATCALLVSTLIKLAKEELGTEIFAKLGLNETNLLVTLYQKTKNNSSITEEIAKTLSEELGCEFHSISIDEMVSTSVSLIESVKQTKLNWKEHDLALQNIQARVRSPLIWLLANLNGHLLLSTGNRSEAAVGYTTMDGDSSGSIAPLAGVSKEFLLDWLDDIQKENNRFISPKHSIQLLRTTKPTAELKPLTEHQEDEKDLMPYPILNSIESKWVALGMDEEAILAEITNEFPWETKEQLLSYLQKFKKLFAISQWKRERLPPSFHLDVYGLDPKSSYRFPILSKET